A single Parabacteroides timonensis DNA region contains:
- a CDS encoding carboxypeptidase-like regulatory domain-containing protein, whose amino-acid sequence MKINYIQLFFSTTKKSRISLLLLFLFIAGVVGAQNQRISLPSNKLSIQKIFQEVETQTNLSVDYNQTRLDVTQQKTFESLNGTLSEILNITLNHTGFEYTIEKDHIIIRKGLSQREGDSDNRNKVKGLVLDNTGEPIVGANIVIQGTTTGTITDIDGKFEIEAGKGTVLEISYIGYITQELSITGQKDLAISLKEDSQALDEVVVVGYGTARRKDLSGSVVRADLNTLKESPNVSLGSALQGTVPGMNVGGVAKAGSDPEMTIRGRTSISGSNSPLIVLDGIIYRGSLVDLNMNDVESIDILKDASSAAIYGSQASNGVLLITSKSVKAMSKPIIEYSGSFSIQESSNKSFKLNDREGYLQQIADVKIPESRIGKDLLTPNPDWDVTKYFQDNRETEGFLNGQNTDWWDIGTNSLPYVNMQNLSVRGRSELSSYFLSMGYTDQKNLMKGDAYKRYNVRMNLDTKITNWLKVGA is encoded by the coding sequence ATGAAAATAAATTATATACAACTCTTTTTTAGTACTACAAAAAAGAGTAGAATTTCATTATTATTACTTTTTCTTTTTATTGCAGGAGTAGTTGGAGCACAAAACCAACGAATTAGCTTACCATCGAACAAATTAAGTATTCAAAAGATTTTTCAAGAAGTGGAAACACAGACGAATTTGTCGGTCGATTATAATCAGACGCGGTTGGATGTTACTCAGCAAAAGACTTTCGAATCGTTGAATGGTACACTTTCTGAAATCCTGAATATTACTTTGAATCACACTGGTTTTGAATATACAATTGAAAAGGATCATATTATTATCCGAAAAGGCTTGTCCCAGCGAGAAGGTGATTCTGATAATCGGAATAAAGTCAAAGGTCTGGTTTTAGATAATACTGGAGAACCAATTGTTGGCGCTAACATAGTAATACAGGGAACAACAACCGGGACGATAACCGATATTGACGGAAAATTCGAAATTGAAGCCGGTAAAGGTACAGTTTTGGAGATTTCATATATTGGTTATATTACGCAAGAACTTTCAATAACCGGCCAAAAGGATCTGGCCATATCCTTGAAAGAGGATTCACAAGCTTTGGATGAAGTTGTGGTTGTAGGTTATGGAACAGCGAGAAGGAAAGACCTGTCTGGATCTGTTGTTCGTGCAGATTTGAATACGCTGAAGGAATCACCGAATGTAAGTCTTGGTTCTGCTTTGCAGGGAACAGTCCCCGGAATGAATGTCGGTGGGGTCGCTAAAGCCGGTTCCGACCCGGAGATGACTATTCGTGGACGCACATCTATTTCAGGTAGTAATAGTCCTTTGATTGTTTTGGACGGAATTATTTATAGAGGAAGCCTTGTGGATTTGAATATGAATGATGTCGAATCCATAGACATTCTTAAAGATGCCAGTTCTGCTGCTATTTATGGTTCGCAGGCAAGTAATGGGGTTTTACTCATTACGTCGAAAAGTGTTAAAGCAATGAGTAAACCGATAATTGAATATAGTGGCTCCTTCTCAATTCAGGAATCTTCTAATAAAAGCTTTAAGTTGAATGACAGAGAGGGGTATTTACAACAAATTGCAGACGTTAAAATTCCGGAAAGTAGAATAGGAAAAGATTTGTTGACTCCGAATCCTGACTGGGATGTCACGAAGTATTTTCAGGATAATCGCGAAACCGAAGGCTTCCTGAATGGACAAAATACGGATTGGTGGGATATTGGAACGAACAGTCTGCCTTATGTAAATATGCAGAACCTGAGTGTTAGGGGAAGAAGCGAATTGAGCAGTTATTTTCTTTCTATGGGATATACCGATCAGAAAAATCTGATGAAAGGGGATGCCTATAAGCGTTATAACGTTCGTATGAATTTGGATACTAAAATAACGAATTGGCTGAAAGTAGGAGCATAA
- a CDS encoding FecR family protein, giving the protein MKQNIAYQILRKFRDGTLPPRHHIDVKRWFISGHEDTDKETAMLEIWNESSSEVDETTLHSLTSVHHKIKKGDKDLSQRFRVNRLLRYAAILTIPLITGVLTFWLSGNYYMNMEMTECYVPNGELRTVVLSDGSQVQINSGTVLIYPEKFRGSKRTVFLSGEACFSVAKNTKKPFIVRTGPLNVEVLGTRFDIEAYPGSGFITTTLEEGSVKVYREDMPEKSILMKPNEQIVYYAGVDSFATNHVYASDFSIWTQGELRFRNKTLNEILATIERRYNVRFQVDEGIACTDLYTMKFKSHETIEDALHVFSLILENVSYKKEGQTIRLYPKRKEVMP; this is encoded by the coding sequence ATGAAACAGAATATCGCATATCAAATCCTCCGGAAGTTTAGGGATGGTACATTACCGCCCCGACATCATATTGATGTGAAACGCTGGTTTATCAGTGGTCATGAGGACACTGATAAGGAAACTGCTATGCTAGAAATTTGGAATGAGTCGAGTAGTGAAGTAGATGAGACGACCCTCCACTCCCTTACTTCCGTTCATCATAAAATAAAGAAGGGAGATAAAGATTTGTCTCAACGGTTCAGAGTGAATCGTTTATTGCGCTACGCTGCTATTTTAACGATACCGCTTATTACAGGGGTTCTGACTTTTTGGCTTTCCGGTAATTATTATATGAATATGGAAATGACGGAATGTTATGTTCCTAATGGTGAATTGCGCACAGTGGTTCTGTCTGACGGCTCTCAAGTGCAAATTAATTCAGGGACTGTACTGATTTATCCTGAGAAGTTCAGGGGTAGCAAACGAACGGTTTTTCTATCCGGTGAAGCCTGTTTTTCAGTCGCAAAGAATACAAAGAAACCGTTTATTGTTCGTACAGGTCCTTTAAATGTGGAGGTGTTGGGAACCCGCTTTGATATTGAGGCCTATCCGGGAAGTGGCTTTATTACGACGACACTGGAAGAAGGTTCTGTAAAAGTTTATCGGGAAGATATGCCTGAAAAATCAATCTTGATGAAACCTAATGAACAGATTGTTTATTATGCGGGGGTAGATAGCTTCGCGACCAATCATGTGTATGCTTCTGATTTCTCGATCTGGACACAGGGTGAATTACGCTTTCGTAATAAAACACTGAATGAGATATTGGCTACAATAGAACGACGTTATAATGTCAGGTTCCAAGTGGATGAAGGAATCGCCTGTACAGACTTATATACAATGAAATTTAAGTCTCATGAAACGATAGAAGATGCGTTGCATGTCTTTTCTCTGATTTTGGAGAATGTGTCTTATAAAAAGGAGGGACAAACTATCCGTCTTTATCCGAAGAGAAAGGAGGTGATGCCCTGA
- a CDS encoding RNA polymerase sigma-70 factor: MMKNGTNTEDGLLLKALGLGDMKAFDVIFNKYFPKMKRFLCGFLDSEEEAEDLSQDIFVKLWQNRTVLKDVDNLNAYLYRVAKNTVYSYFERTLKIETSIDLLSDTPTTESLEEILFANELEELIDLTVEQMPTQRKAIFIMSRKEGVKNHEIADRLNISVRTVETHISAALNDIRKVLSLLLLFF; encoded by the coding sequence ATGATGAAAAACGGCACAAATACGGAGGACGGATTGTTGTTGAAAGCACTGGGCCTGGGAGATATGAAGGCTTTCGATGTTATTTTTAACAAATATTTCCCGAAGATGAAGAGGTTTTTGTGTGGTTTTCTGGATAGTGAGGAAGAAGCTGAGGATTTGTCACAGGACATCTTTGTAAAACTCTGGCAGAACCGTACCGTTTTGAAAGATGTCGATAATCTTAATGCATATCTCTATCGTGTAGCTAAGAATACAGTATATAGTTATTTTGAGAGAACCTTAAAGATAGAAACTTCCATAGATTTATTATCTGATACACCAACAACAGAAAGTCTGGAGGAAATTTTATTTGCAAATGAACTGGAAGAATTAATAGATTTGACGGTCGAACAAATGCCGACTCAGAGGAAGGCCATATTTATCATGAGCCGAAAGGAAGGTGTTAAAAATCATGAGATTGCTGACCGTCTGAATATCAGTGTACGAACGGTAGAAACTCATATTTCAGCAGCCCTTAACGACATCCGTAAAGTATTATCGCTTCTTTTGTTATTTTTTTAG
- a CDS encoding glycoside hydrolase family 57 protein: MKTICFYFQIHQPFRLKRYRFFDIGNDHYYYDDFQNEEIMRRIAERCYLPANKAILEMIKTSGGKFKVAFSISGLALEQMEIYSPEVIDSFKELAATGNVEFLAETYAHSLASLGDNTEEFEDQVKKHKEKIHDLFGVKPKVFRNTELIYSDDISDVVYKMGFKGMLTEGAKHILGWKSPNYMYSSCVQPQLKLLLKNDRFSEDLSLRFNNYNWNEYPLTADKYISWIAATPDSEQIINLFMNYEVLGSLNPAETGIFDFFKALPRFAAEKGIGFSTPSEVFALLKPVDAISVPYPMSWVDEEKDCSSWLGNVLQQEAFRKINSISERVRLVEERRIKQDWNYLQSSDHFFYMSTKHGGSGFSPYDNPYDAFNNYMNVLSDFIVRVNGQFPETIENEELNSLLTTIKNQGEEIEGLQKELEKFKKKAAKKKVEE, from the coding sequence ATGAAAACGATCTGCTTTTATTTTCAGATACATCAGCCATTCCGCCTGAAAAGATACCGTTTCTTCGATATCGGTAACGATCATTATTACTATGATGATTTTCAGAACGAAGAGATTATGCGTCGTATAGCCGAACGTTGTTATCTGCCTGCTAATAAGGCTATCCTGGAAATGATCAAAACGAGTGGAGGTAAATTTAAAGTGGCCTTCTCTATTTCCGGTCTTGCTTTGGAACAGATGGAAATTTATTCTCCAGAAGTGATTGATAGTTTTAAGGAACTGGCTGCTACTGGCAATGTTGAGTTCTTGGCTGAAACATATGCTCATTCTTTGGCTTCTTTAGGTGATAATACCGAGGAATTTGAAGATCAGGTTAAGAAGCATAAGGAAAAGATACATGATTTGTTTGGAGTTAAACCGAAGGTATTCCGTAATACGGAATTGATTTACTCGGATGATATTTCGGATGTAGTATATAAGATGGGCTTTAAAGGCATGTTGACAGAAGGTGCAAAACATATTCTGGGATGGAAGAGTCCGAACTATATGTATAGCTCCTGCGTTCAGCCTCAGTTGAAACTATTGCTTAAGAACGACCGTTTCAGCGAAGATTTGTCCTTACGTTTCAACAACTATAACTGGAATGAATATCCGTTGACAGCCGATAAATATATCTCATGGATCGCAGCAACACCGGATTCGGAACAGATCATCAATCTGTTTATGAATTATGAGGTATTAGGATCTTTGAATCCGGCTGAAACCGGCATCTTTGATTTCTTCAAAGCGTTGCCTCGCTTTGCTGCGGAGAAAGGAATCGGATTCTCTACACCATCGGAAGTGTTTGCTTTGTTGAAACCGGTCGATGCAATCTCTGTACCTTATCCTATGTCATGGGTTGACGAAGAGAAAGATTGTAGTTCCTGGTTAGGAAATGTCCTGCAGCAGGAAGCATTCCGCAAGATCAATAGTATCAGTGAACGTGTTCGCCTGGTAGAGGAACGTCGTATCAAACAGGATTGGAACTATCTGCAAAGTAGCGATCATTTCTTCTATATGAGTACTAAGCACGGTGGAAGCGGCTTTAGTCCGTATGATAATCCTTATGATGCATTTAATAACTATATGAATGTATTGTCAGACTTTATCGTTCGTGTAAATGGACAGTTCCCGGAAACAATCGAAAATGAGGAGCTTAACTCTTTGCTTACTACGATCAAGAATCAGGGAGAAGAAATAGAAGGTCTTCAGAAAGAACTTGAAAAATTTAAGAAGAAAGCAGCAAAGAAAAAGGTAGAAGAGTAA
- a CDS encoding glycosyltransferase, producing the protein MKALMFGWEFPPHILGGLGTASYGLTRGMAMQPDMDITFCIPKPWGDEDQSFLKIIGVCNVPIVWRDVDMEHVKNRLSKFMDPQKYYEFRDHIYADFTYRNVNDLGCMEFSGRYPDNLLEEINNYSIVAGVIARTEQYDVIHAHDWLTYPAGIHAKNVSGKPLVIHVHATDYDRSRGNVNPDVYAIEKNGMDNADHIITVSNLTRQTVIEKYHQDPAKVTTVHNAVEPLSPEILAIPDKKGVKDKVITFLGRITMQKGPEYFVEAAAKVLAKAPKTRFVMAGSGDMMDKMIRLAAERNISDRFHFTGFMKGKQVYEVLKASDVYVMPSVSEPFGISPLEAMQCGVPSIISKQSGCAEILDYAVKVDYWDIEAMADAMYSIISYPAMHEFLKVEGKNEVDNIKWEYAGQKVRRIYEQVINK; encoded by the coding sequence ATGAAAGCATTGATGTTTGGATGGGAATTTCCTCCTCATATCCTGGGAGGATTAGGAACGGCTAGTTATGGCCTGACAAGAGGTATGGCTATGCAGCCGGATATGGATATAACCTTTTGTATTCCGAAACCCTGGGGGGATGAAGACCAGAGTTTTCTGAAAATTATAGGAGTTTGTAATGTCCCGATAGTATGGCGTGATGTAGACATGGAACATGTGAAAAATCGCTTGTCCAAGTTTATGGATCCTCAAAAGTATTACGAGTTTCGTGATCATATCTATGCCGATTTTACATATCGGAATGTGAATGATCTGGGGTGTATGGAGTTTTCCGGACGTTATCCGGATAATCTGCTGGAAGAGATCAATAACTATTCGATCGTCGCCGGTGTAATTGCCCGTACAGAACAATACGATGTGATTCATGCGCACGACTGGCTGACTTATCCTGCCGGTATCCATGCAAAGAACGTCAGTGGGAAGCCGCTGGTGATTCATGTGCATGCAACCGATTACGATAGAAGTCGTGGAAATGTAAACCCCGATGTTTACGCAATAGAAAAGAATGGTATGGATAATGCAGACCATATCATTACCGTTAGTAACCTGACGCGCCAGACGGTGATTGAAAAATATCACCAGGATCCGGCAAAAGTTACGACTGTGCATAATGCGGTAGAACCATTGAGCCCTGAGATTCTGGCAATTCCGGATAAAAAGGGTGTAAAAGATAAAGTAATCACCTTCTTGGGGCGTATCACGATGCAGAAAGGACCTGAATATTTCGTGGAAGCAGCCGCCAAGGTATTGGCAAAAGCTCCTAAGACACGCTTTGTGATGGCCGGTAGCGGTGATATGATGGATAAGATGATCCGTCTGGCTGCAGAACGTAATATTTCCGATCGTTTCCATTTTACTGGGTTTATGAAAGGAAAACAGGTATACGAAGTATTGAAGGCGAGTGATGTGTATGTGATGCCATCCGTTTCGGAGCCTTTCGGAATATCTCCGCTGGAAGCCATGCAGTGTGGTGTTCCTTCTATTATCTCTAAACAGTCCGGTTGTGCAGAAATCCTGGATTATGCTGTAAAAGTAGATTACTGGGACATTGAAGCCATGGCGGATGCTATGTATTCAATCATTTCCTATCCGGCTATGCACGAATTCTTGAAAGTGGAAGGAAAGAATGAGGTAGATAATATTAAGTGGGAATATGCCGGACAAAAAGTTCGCCGTATCTATGAACAAGTGATTAATAAATAA
- a CDS encoding glycogen debranching enzyme N-terminal domain-containing protein: MSYLKFDKTVMINLEESLTREVLRTNRTGAYHCTTVVDCNTRKYHGLLVMPVPEIDDDNHVLLSSLDETVIQHGAEFNLGLHKYQGDNYSPKGHKYIREYSSDTVPRTLYRVGGVIFSKEKVFSLYENRIMIKYTLEDAHSATTLRFRPFLAFRSVKSLTQANGNVNQSYTEVPNGIKTCMYHGYPELYMQFNKKVKFVYEPYWYNGIEYPKEQERGYPYKEDLYVPGYFEIPIKKGESIIFSAGDGPVATTRLKSLYENEVNARTPRTSFFNCLKNSAQQFYFRPKEDDAYLLAGYPWFKVRARDLFVALPGCTLSIDDPVRFEKIMHTAMPAARAYMNENRLDSVIREIDEPDVFLWAIWAIQQYAKDTSLERTKELYAGFINEILEFISSQKHPDMKVMDNGLVFANGRDKAITWMNSTINGKPVVPRSGYIVEFNALWYNALCFYTELMGGTPIEKYDKLIKAMDTSFKDTFVNGYNYLFDSVNGSIVDWSVRPNMIFAVSLPYSPLTRIQKRSVVDIVTKELLTPKGLRSLSPKSEGYKPYYVGPQYERDLAYHQGTAWPWLLGAYLEAYLRVFGKSGVSFAERMLISMEDEMSLHCIGTIPELFDGNPPFTGRGAISFAMNVAAMLRVVDLLKKYNAE, encoded by the coding sequence ATGAGTTATCTTAAATTTGACAAGACAGTAATGATAAACCTGGAGGAATCGTTGACTCGAGAGGTGCTCCGAACCAATAGGACCGGGGCATATCATTGTACAACTGTTGTTGATTGTAATACGCGAAAATACCACGGATTGCTCGTTATGCCAGTCCCTGAGATAGACGATGACAATCATGTTTTACTATCATCTCTGGATGAAACTGTAATTCAGCATGGTGCAGAGTTTAACCTGGGCTTACATAAATACCAGGGGGATAATTACAGCCCCAAAGGACATAAATACATCCGCGAGTATAGTTCAGACACCGTTCCACGTACACTCTACCGGGTTGGTGGTGTTATTTTTTCGAAAGAGAAAGTATTCTCTCTGTATGAAAACCGGATCATGATCAAGTATACGCTTGAAGATGCTCATTCGGCAACAACACTCCGTTTTCGTCCTTTCCTTGCTTTCCGTAGTGTGAAATCGCTGACACAAGCAAATGGCAATGTGAACCAGTCTTACACAGAAGTTCCGAATGGTATAAAGACTTGCATGTATCACGGATATCCCGAACTATATATGCAGTTCAACAAAAAAGTGAAATTTGTATATGAACCTTATTGGTATAACGGAATAGAATATCCAAAAGAACAGGAAAGAGGCTATCCTTATAAAGAAGACTTGTATGTTCCCGGTTATTTTGAAATACCGATCAAGAAAGGTGAGTCGATCATATTCAGTGCCGGAGATGGTCCGGTGGCAACAACACGTTTGAAGAGTTTGTATGAAAACGAGGTAAATGCCCGTACACCGCGTACCAGCTTCTTTAACTGTTTGAAAAACTCTGCACAGCAATTTTATTTCCGTCCAAAAGAAGATGATGCCTATCTGCTGGCAGGTTATCCTTGGTTTAAAGTAAGAGCCCGCGATCTGTTTGTCGCACTTCCGGGATGTACATTGTCGATCGATGATCCGGTACGTTTCGAAAAGATCATGCATACCGCTATGCCCGCTGCAAGAGCTTATATGAATGAGAATAGACTGGATTCGGTAATCCGTGAGATTGATGAACCGGACGTGTTCTTATGGGCTATATGGGCCATCCAGCAGTATGCTAAAGATACAAGCCTGGAACGTACCAAAGAACTTTATGCCGGTTTTATAAATGAGATACTAGAGTTTATATCCAGTCAGAAACATCCGGATATGAAGGTGATGGATAATGGATTGGTATTCGCCAATGGCCGCGATAAAGCAATTACCTGGATGAACTCCACTATTAACGGTAAACCAGTTGTGCCCCGTTCCGGTTATATTGTAGAGTTTAATGCATTGTGGTATAACGCCCTCTGTTTTTATACGGAACTGATGGGAGGTACACCGATTGAAAAATATGACAAGTTGATCAAAGCAATGGATACATCATTCAAGGATACTTTTGTAAATGGTTACAATTATCTATTTGATTCTGTGAATGGTTCCATCGTTGACTGGAGTGTACGCCCCAATATGATCTTTGCCGTTTCATTGCCTTATTCTCCACTGACGCGAATACAGAAACGCAGTGTTGTCGATATCGTAACAAAAGAATTGCTAACACCTAAAGGGCTGCGTTCGCTCAGTCCGAAAAGTGAAGGCTATAAACCCTACTATGTTGGTCCGCAGTATGAACGTGACCTGGCTTATCATCAAGGTACTGCCTGGCCGTGGTTACTGGGAGCTTATCTGGAAGCCTATCTTCGCGTATTCGGCAAGAGCGGTGTCTCTTTTGCAGAACGTATGTTGATAAGTATGGAGGATGAAATGTCATTGCATTGTATTGGTACGATACCTGAATTGTTTGATGGTAATCCGCCGTTTACCGGACGCGGTGCTATTTCGTTTGCAATGAATGTAGCTGCTATGCTCCGGGTTGTGGATTTATTGAAGAAGTATAACGCCGAATAA
- a CDS encoding M3 family metallopeptidase, with protein MTQTTHNPFFLKYNTPFGTPPFSEIKTEHYEPAFDEGIKQLDNEIQAIAENKQPATFENTIVALERSGRLLNKVSSAFFNVLNAEADDEMMDISQRISPKLSESSNNIFLNEKLFSRVKSIYEQKDRLDLSTEDAKLLEETFESFSIRGANLNPEDKEKYRKLSTDLSILSLTFDQNALKDKNRYELLLTDEKDLDGLPESIREAAAHRAKEKGKEGWLFNLTAPSYIPFMRYAASRSLREAMYREYMSVGNKGDEYDNKEIIRQIVNIRLEIARLMGYNTYAEYSLKHTMAKNPATVYNLLNQLLEAYKPVAINEYNAVQGFAMGSEKENITVMPWDWSYYSEKLKDIRFDVNDEMTRPYFKLDNVKKGVFGLATQLYGITFKENKEIPVYHPEVDAYEVYDADGKFLSILYTDFHPRDGKQSGAWMNSIKEQYHEADETDSRPQIIIVMNFTRPTETKPSLLTFDEVNTLLHEFGHALHGMFAKGKYASLSGTNVYRDFVELPSQIMENWLTEKEFLDQIAVHYETGEKIPQEFVRKLIDASNFNTGYYCCRQLSFGMLDMAWHTQTAPFKGDVIAFEKQAWEQTVIVPEVPGTLMSSSFGHIFSGGYSAGYYGYKWAEVLDADAFSVFKTNGIFNQEVARSFRENILSKGGTEDPAVLYKRFRGQEPTIDALLIRNGIKQAEPKGNSI; from the coding sequence ATGACACAAACAACTCATAATCCGTTTTTCTTAAAATACAATACACCTTTTGGGACTCCGCCTTTCAGCGAAATAAAAACCGAACATTATGAACCGGCTTTCGACGAAGGGATCAAACAACTCGACAACGAAATACAGGCTATCGCAGAGAACAAACAGCCTGCCACATTCGAAAACACGATCGTAGCTTTGGAACGAAGCGGCAGATTATTGAACAAAGTCAGTTCCGCCTTCTTCAATGTTTTGAATGCAGAAGCCGACGACGAGATGATGGATATTTCACAAAGGATATCTCCGAAATTATCGGAAAGCTCCAACAATATCTTTCTGAACGAAAAACTATTTTCACGGGTAAAAAGCATTTATGAACAAAAAGACCGACTCGATCTTTCTACCGAAGATGCCAAATTATTGGAAGAGACATTCGAATCATTCTCTATCCGTGGAGCAAACCTGAATCCGGAAGACAAGGAAAAATATCGTAAACTAAGTACAGACCTGAGTATCCTCTCATTGACGTTCGACCAGAATGCGCTGAAAGATAAAAACAGGTATGAGTTACTACTAACCGACGAAAAAGATCTCGACGGTCTTCCCGAAAGTATACGTGAAGCCGCGGCTCACCGTGCAAAAGAAAAGGGGAAAGAAGGTTGGTTGTTCAACCTGACTGCTCCAAGCTACATTCCGTTCATGCGCTATGCAGCCTCCCGTTCTTTACGCGAAGCCATGTACAGGGAATATATGAGCGTCGGTAATAAAGGGGATGAATACGACAACAAGGAAATTATCCGTCAGATCGTCAACATCCGGTTGGAGATTGCCCGATTGATGGGTTACAACACCTATGCGGAATACTCACTCAAGCATACGATGGCTAAAAACCCGGCAACCGTCTACAATCTGCTAAACCAATTATTAGAAGCCTACAAACCGGTAGCGATCAACGAATACAATGCCGTACAGGGGTTTGCGATGGGAAGTGAAAAAGAAAATATCACTGTTATGCCCTGGGACTGGAGCTATTATTCAGAGAAACTAAAAGATATCCGTTTCGATGTGAACGATGAAATGACACGTCCTTATTTCAAACTGGATAATGTTAAAAAAGGAGTTTTCGGACTTGCCACGCAACTATATGGCATCACATTCAAAGAGAATAAAGAGATCCCTGTATATCATCCGGAAGTAGATGCTTACGAAGTATATGATGCCGATGGAAAATTCCTTTCCATCCTTTACACCGATTTTCATCCGCGCGACGGAAAACAATCGGGCGCCTGGATGAACAGTATAAAAGAACAGTATCACGAAGCCGATGAAACCGACAGCCGTCCGCAAATCATTATAGTAATGAATTTCACGCGCCCAACCGAAACAAAACCGTCTTTACTGACTTTCGATGAAGTAAACACGCTTCTTCACGAATTCGGGCACGCACTGCACGGAATGTTCGCCAAAGGGAAATACGCCAGCCTCTCCGGAACAAACGTATACCGCGACTTTGTAGAACTGCCCTCTCAAATCATGGAAAACTGGCTGACTGAAAAAGAATTTCTGGACCAGATAGCCGTTCACTATGAAACAGGAGAAAAAATACCACAGGAATTTGTTCGCAAATTGATAGATGCTTCCAACTTCAATACGGGTTATTACTGTTGTCGTCAGTTGAGTTTCGGAATGCTCGATATGGCCTGGCACACACAGACCGCTCCGTTCAAAGGGGATGTCATTGCATTTGAGAAACAGGCCTGGGAACAAACTGTAATCGTACCGGAAGTTCCCGGGACACTAATGAGTAGCAGTTTCGGACATATCTTCTCCGGAGGTTACTCTGCCGGATATTATGGATATAAATGGGCGGAAGTGCTGGATGCCGACGCTTTTTCGGTTTTCAAAACAAACGGAATATTCAATCAGGAAGTAGCCCGTTCATTCCGCGAAAACATCCTATCAAAGGGAGGAACAGAAGACCCAGCCGTATTGTACAAACGCTTCCGCGGACAGGAGCCTACAATAGACGCTCTGCTTATAAGAAACGGTATCAAACAGGCTGAACCGAAAGGAAATAGCATTTGA
- a CDS encoding dCMP deaminase family protein, translating into MCEKTEKQYELDKRYLRMAAVWAENSYCKRRQVGALIVKDQMIISDGYNGTPAGFENICEDENNVTKPYVLHAEANAITKVAASSNSSKGATIYVTSAPCIECAKLIIQSGIRRVVYSEKYRMEDGCNLLQRAGINIEYIDINE; encoded by the coding sequence ATGTGCGAAAAAACAGAGAAGCAATATGAATTAGATAAACGTTACTTGCGGATGGCCGCAGTCTGGGCTGAAAATTCGTATTGTAAACGACGTCAGGTCGGAGCACTGATAGTTAAAGACCAGATGATCATTTCCGATGGATACAACGGTACACCTGCCGGTTTTGAAAATATCTGTGAAGATGAAAACAACGTAACCAAACCCTACGTATTACATGCCGAGGCGAATGCGATAACAAAGGTTGCAGCATCTTCGAACAGTAGTAAGGGAGCTACGATTTACGTAACTTCAGCCCCTTGCATAGAGTGTGCCAAGCTGATCATCCAATCAGGTATCAGACGCGTTGTATATTCTGAAAAATACCGGATGGAAGACGGATGTAATTTATTACAGCGAGCCGGCATTAATATAGAATACATTGATATAAACGAATAA